A portion of the Pseudopipra pipra isolate bDixPip1 chromosome 1, bDixPip1.hap1, whole genome shotgun sequence genome contains these proteins:
- the RBM24 gene encoding RNA-binding protein 24, whose translation MHTTQKDTTYTKIFVGGLPYHTTDSSLRKYFEVFGDIEEAVVITDRQTGKSRGYGFVTMADRAAAERACKDPNPIIDGRKANVNLAYLGAKPRIMQPGFAFGVQQLHPALIQRPFGIPAHYVYPQAFVQPGVVIPHVQPAAAAASTTPYIDYTGAAYAQYSAAAAAYEQYPYAASPAAAAGYVAAGGYGYAVQQPITAAAPGTAAAAAAAFGQYQPQQLQTDRMQ comes from the exons ATGCACACGACGCAGAAGGACACCACTTACACCAAGATCTTCGTCGGGGGCTTGCCCTACCACACCACCGACTCCAGCCTGCGCAAGTACTTCGAGGTCTTCGGGGACATCGAGGAGGCGGTGGTCATCACCGACCGGCAGACGGGCAAGTCCCGGGGATACGGCTTT GTCACCATGGCTGACAGAGCTGCTGCCGAAAGGGCTTGTAAGGACCCCAACCCCATCATCGATGGCAGGAAAGCCAACGTGAACCTGGCGTACCTGGGTGCCAAGCCGCGGATAATGCAGCCAG GTTTTGCCTTTGGTGTCCAGCAGCTTCATCCAGCTCTCATACAGAGACCTTTCGG GATACCCGCTCACTATGTCTATCCACAGGCTTTTGTGCAGCCCGGAGTGGTAATTCCCCACGTCCAGCCTGCAGCAGCCGCTGCTTCCACTACGCCCTACATCGATTACACCGGAGCTGCGTATGCCCAGTACTCGGCCGCCGCAGCCGCCTATGAGCAGTACCCGTACGCCGCCTCTCCGGCTGCCGCTGCTGGATACGTGGCAGCGGGGGGCTATGGCTACGCGGTGCAGCAGCCCATCACCGCGGCAGCGCCCGGGACCGCCGCGGCAGCCGCTGCGGCTTTTGGCCAGTACCAGCCCCAACAGCTGCAGACAGACCGCATGCAATAG